The Dermochelys coriacea isolate rDerCor1 chromosome 7, rDerCor1.pri.v4, whole genome shotgun sequence sequence GTGACGGGACCCCCGCCGGGGTCAGCGGCCCCCCCCCCTTGACGGGGCCTGGACAACCTTCCCCGACCCCGGGAGTCAGTTGCCCCCGCTGGGGCCTGGACAACCCTCTCCCCGCCTCGCCCTCCCCTCCCTGGTTAGCTGCTTCCCCTGCCAGGGTCTGGATAACCCTCCCCCTGGCCTGGACAGCCTCCCCACCTCGTGGTCAGCTGTTCCCCCAGCTCTCTTTCCAGGAATCAGTTGCTCCTCGACCCCCCGTCCCAGAAGCACCGCCCTAGGTGCGTTAGCTGCCTTCTCCTGCGCCCCCAGGAGgcattctcctctcccccatccagAGCCCCAGCATGCACCATTCCCTGTGCCTCGGGGAACCTCCCCCCAAATCCAGGGGTCTCAGCAGCCACTGTTCCCTCTGACCCAGGGGGCACTAAGGCCCTGCCCCATCGTGCACTGTTCTGTCTGCCGtgaggtgggagaggaagggtCTGGCTGATGGttgcatcccttcccctctcGGTTGCAGGTCTCTCCTTTGCACCCTCACCCTTTTCCTGCTTCCATAGATCTCCCTGGAGCATGAGATCCTGCTGCATCCACGCTATTTCGGGCCCAATCTCCTCAACACTGTCAAGCAGAAGTTGTTCACGGAGGTGGAGGGGACCTGCACGGGCAAGTGAGTAGGGGCAAGAGAGTATGGAGAATAGGCCATTGTTGGGTTGGAGGGTGTGGCCAGTGGGGGGATAGGGATGGAGGTAACGGGGCTGGGGGTGATGGGAAAGTATGTGGAGGGAGTGGGAAGCAGTGGGGTTGTGGgaatggagggaaggggtgggagatgCAGGGCAGGTGCAGATGCATGGAAGGAAGAAGTGGGAGTTGGAAAAGGAGGGGGATTGCTGTTTTGGAGGGACCCTAAGACTAGCCCCTGGGGGTGAGTGTGGGAAGCACCCTCTGTAACAGGACCCTGGATCCCTGCTCCTTCTCTGGCCCGTTTCCTCTGCTTTGGCACTCTCTAACAGCTGGTTCCCACTCTCCCGCAGATACGGCTTTGTCATTGCAGTCACCACCATTGACAACATTGGGGCAGGCGTCATCCAGCCGGGCCGTGGCTTCGTGCTCTACCCTGTCAAGTACAAGGCTATTGTTTTCCGGCCCTTCAAGGGGGAGGTGGTGGATGCCGTGGTGACGCAGGTCAACAAGGTAACACAGTGCTGCGGTTTGGGGAGTgtaagctcagaagggaccattacatcatctcgtctgccctcctgtataacacaggccatacaatCTCACCTGGATACCCCTGCATTGAATCCACTCGCTTGTGTCCTTCAGTGACTAAATTATTGCGAGccccaggcagagaacaggagagccCGAGCAGCCACCAATGCCAGAAggccctgcagtggcagggaattgatttggcaagatatgcccagatgatcctagcaagcGACCCACACACCATGCTGCAAGGGAAGGCAAAAAGCTCTGAAGGTCCATGCCAATCTGACTGGCAGGaagaaattccttcctggcccccaGTCTGATGATATGAGCATGGTGCCCCAGCCAGGCATTTAGAAAGAGGATTCTCTGGACCACCTCAAAGCACTGGCCCGTTATGCCCTGTGACCCGTCTCCAGCAGTGCCTGATCTCTGATGCTTCACAGAAAGGTGCAGGGGGCCCACCCCCAACCCAGTCCAACCAGATTGTGCATTGGGAGGAAAATGTTCCTTCTTGACCCCTGCAGGTGACTGGTTGAAGATCTGAAGTACGAGATTATCGTCACTGTCATAATGCTAAGCTACAAGTGTTGTGGCCAATGCAAACAATCCTGTTCTCCTCAAGGCCCATGAAGGAAAGGGATGGACAGGGGGATTTGTGGAGCTAAGCCAGGGGGTGGGTCCCCTATGCTAAGGATCTAGGAGCCCCAGAGCCGATCAGGAAGGGATGTGCAAGGGCTGTTCTGCCTCTGACTGGGCTGTGAGCAGTGGGTGTCTTGGGGCTGGAGGTGGGTGTGGCTATTGGTGGGAGACTGGGATAACTCCCATGTTTATGTGCTAATGGAATCGCTGCTTCCACTTCCTACAGGTTGGGCTCTTCACCGAGATCGGGCCCATGTCCTGCTTCATATCTCGACATGTAAgcagggtgctggggagggggagtttgggGAACAGGTTAGGGGTGGGGTGATATTTGGGGAACTCCTCCCTCACTGACTCCTGTTCTCTTCTCAGTCCATTCCCTCCGAGATGGAGTTTGACCCAAACTCCAACCCTCCCTGCTACAAGACAGTGGATGAGGTGAGTCCTGGGTGGATGGTGCTTTGCAGGG is a genomic window containing:
- the POLR2G gene encoding DNA-directed RNA polymerase II subunit RPB7, coding for MFYHISLEHEILLHPRYFGPNLLNTVKQKLFTEVEGTCTGKYGFVIAVTTIDNIGAGVIQPGRGFVLYPVKYKAIVFRPFKGEVVDAVVTQVNKVGLFTEIGPMSCFISRHSIPSEMEFDPNSNPPCYKTVDEDIVIQQDDEIRLKIVGTRVDKNDIFAIGSLMDDYLGLVS